One stretch of Aquimarina sp. Aq107 DNA includes these proteins:
- a CDS encoding ABC transporter ATPase — translation MLVDFKELPDTARIWIYQANRSFTSEELDEIKNKLEAFITQWTAHGADLKAGYDIKYKRFITIALDQGMNQATGCSIDASVHFIQQLETDYKVDLMDKMNVSYKQGEFVAYKTLTDFRKMAKNRSVSPNTIVFNNLVTNIAEYKTDWEVPAKDSWHNRFLN, via the coding sequence ATGTTAGTAGATTTTAAAGAACTCCCGGATACAGCAAGAATTTGGATTTATCAAGCCAATAGATCTTTTACTTCAGAGGAGTTAGATGAGATAAAAAATAAACTAGAAGCTTTTATAACACAATGGACTGCACATGGAGCAGATCTAAAAGCAGGGTATGATATCAAGTATAAAAGATTTATAACAATTGCATTAGATCAAGGTATGAATCAAGCTACTGGCTGTTCTATAGATGCTTCTGTCCATTTTATACAGCAGTTAGAAACAGATTATAAGGTTGATTTGATGGACAAAATGAATGTTTCGTATAAACAGGGAGAGTTTGTCGCGTATAAAACACTTACAGATTTTAGAAAAATGGCCAAGAACAGATCTGTTTCTCCGAACACGATAGTGTTTAACAATTTGGTCACTAATATTGCTGAGTATAAAACTGATTGGGAAGTTCCTGCTAAGGATAGTTGGCATAACCGTTTTTTAAATTAG
- a CDS encoding N-acetylmuramoyl-L-alanine amidase: protein MKKKIIYSSLLIVSVFILSAFTLSVVSENDKEKFVVVLDAGHGGHDPGNRGNGYKEKDIALKVVLAVGAALEKDDRFKVVYTRSTDKFIELHERGKIANKAKADLFVSVHCNSHRSQAYGTETFVLGLHANDENFNVAKNENSVILLEDNYEANYDGFDPNSPESIIGLTLMQEEYLDQSLTLASFVQNGFNKSLKRKSRGVKQAGFVVLHQTYMPSVLIELGFLTNNKEGKYLNSKKGQDEMAKSIISSIVDYKESLDAIYYVPDAPEPEVPEVVNNDSITEVVGQKMYDGITFKVQIAAGSNDIELEPKNFNGLDQLSKIQFEGLYKYYFGSTSNYNLIKELRDVAVDKGYASCFVVAFKDNELIPLTEALKTDATSN, encoded by the coding sequence ATGAAAAAGAAAATAATATACAGTTCACTTTTAATTGTATCGGTTTTTATCCTATCAGCATTTACGTTATCTGTTGTGAGTGAGAATGATAAAGAGAAATTTGTGGTGGTTTTAGATGCTGGGCATGGTGGGCATGACCCTGGAAATAGAGGAAATGGTTATAAAGAAAAAGATATTGCTCTTAAAGTAGTTTTAGCAGTTGGTGCGGCCTTAGAGAAAGATGATCGTTTTAAAGTTGTATATACCAGAAGTACGGATAAATTTATAGAATTACACGAAAGAGGGAAAATAGCAAATAAAGCTAAAGCGGATTTATTTGTGTCCGTACACTGTAATTCTCACCGTTCGCAAGCATATGGTACAGAGACTTTTGTACTAGGGTTGCACGCAAATGATGAAAATTTTAATGTAGCTAAAAATGAAAATTCAGTTATTCTATTAGAAGATAATTATGAAGCAAACTATGATGGATTTGACCCAAATTCTCCAGAATCAATAATAGGATTAACGTTAATGCAAGAAGAATATCTAGATCAAAGTCTTACTTTGGCTAGTTTCGTTCAGAATGGATTTAATAAAAGCTTAAAACGAAAAAGTAGAGGAGTAAAACAAGCCGGTTTCGTTGTTTTACACCAAACCTATATGCCTAGTGTATTAATAGAACTAGGGTTTCTTACCAATAATAAAGAAGGTAAATATCTTAATTCTAAAAAAGGTCAGGATGAGATGGCAAAATCTATTATTTCTTCTATTGTAGATTATAAAGAGAGTCTTGATGCAATATATTATGTTCCCGATGCTCCTGAACCAGAAGTTCCAGAAGTTGTAAATAACGACTCCATAACGGAGGTTGTCGGACAAAAAATGTATGATGGAATAACGTTTAAGGTACAAATCGCAGCAGGATCTAATGATATAGAACTTGAGCCCAAAAATTTTAATGGATTAGATCAGTTGTCGAAGATTCAGTTTGAAGGGCTGTATAAGTATTATTTTGGAAGTACTTCTAATTATAATTTAATCAAGGAGTTGAGAGATGTGGCCGTTGATAAAGGATATGCTTCATGTTTTGTTGTAGCATTTAAGGATAATGAATTAATTCCTCTTACAGAAGCTTTAAAAACTGATGCTACATCGAACTAA
- a CDS encoding phosphoheptose isomerase, translating to MKKEEVEKLLHDKVEEGEHISPVLPEGIKNYLIDIDGTITEDVPNEEPERMVTCEPFPDALVTLNKWYDEGHIICFFTSRTEEHREVTETWLKTHGFNYHSLLMGKPRGGNYHWIDNHLVKATRYTGKFTELVERVVTIEVFDDGKHD from the coding sequence ATGAAGAAGGAAGAAGTAGAGAAATTATTGCATGATAAGGTAGAAGAAGGGGAACACATTAGTCCAGTATTACCAGAAGGTATTAAGAATTATCTTATTGATATTGATGGTACTATTACAGAAGATGTTCCTAATGAAGAGCCAGAAAGAATGGTTACTTGTGAACCATTTCCAGATGCTTTAGTTACATTAAATAAATGGTACGATGAAGGACATATTATATGCTTCTTTACATCAAGAACTGAAGAACATAGAGAAGTTACTGAAACATGGTTAAAAACCCATGGATTCAATTATCATAGTCTTTTAATGGGGAAACCAAGAGGAGGGAACTATCATTGGATAGATAATCACTTGGTAAAAGCAACTCGTTATACTGGTAAATTTACAGAATTGGTAGAAAGAGTTGTTACTATCGAAGTTTTTGATGACGGTAAACATGATTAA
- a CDS encoding (Fe-S)-binding protein, whose product MSEAIKVPTMAEYMAEGKMPEILFWVGCAGSFDDRAKKITKAFVKLLHSSKVDFAVLGTEESCTGDPAKRSGNEFLFQMQAVTNIEVMNAYEIKKVVTACPHCFNTLKNEYPALGGNYEVMHHTQFLKSLLDEGRLTVEGGKFKGKRITFHDPCYLGRANNVYEAPRDLLRKLEVELTEMKRSKRNGLCCGAGGAQMFKEPEPGNKDVNIERTEDALETKPDIIAAGCPFCNTMMTDGVKNKEKEDSIDVMDVAELIANAQDL is encoded by the coding sequence ATGAGTGAAGCAATAAAGGTGCCTACAATGGCAGAGTATATGGCTGAAGGTAAAATGCCGGAAATTTTATTTTGGGTTGGATGTGCTGGAAGTTTTGATGATAGAGCTAAGAAAATCACAAAAGCCTTTGTGAAACTTCTTCATAGTTCTAAAGTAGACTTTGCTGTATTAGGAACCGAAGAAAGTTGTACAGGAGATCCAGCTAAAAGATCTGGGAATGAATTTTTGTTTCAGATGCAAGCAGTTACCAATATTGAGGTAATGAATGCATACGAAATTAAAAAAGTTGTTACAGCTTGTCCTCATTGTTTCAATACGTTAAAAAATGAATATCCTGCTTTGGGAGGGAATTATGAAGTAATGCACCATACACAATTCCTTAAATCACTTTTAGATGAAGGAAGATTAACAGTAGAAGGAGGTAAGTTTAAAGGAAAGAGAATTACTTTTCATGATCCTTGTTATTTAGGTAGAGCCAATAATGTATATGAGGCACCAAGAGATCTTCTTAGAAAATTAGAAGTAGAACTTACAGAAATGAAACGTAGCAAACGTAATGGATTATGTTGCGGAGCTGGAGGAGCACAGATGTTTAAAGAACCTGAGCCAGGTAATAAAGATGTAAATATTGAGCGAACAGAAGATGCTCTGGAAACAAAGCCAGATATTATAGCAGCAGGTTGTCCTTTTTGTAATACAATGATGACCGATGGTGTAAAAAATAAGGAAAAAGAAGATAGTATTGATGTTATGGATGTTGCAGAATTGATTGCAAATGCTCAAGATTTGTAA
- a CDS encoding MlaD family protein: MKFTREVKTGILALSAIALLIFGYSFLKGKNLLESDRTFYAVYDNVEGLIPSSPVTINGLVVGKVVSIKFADSKGNLVVEFNVSSDFTFSKNSEAMVYGGDLIGGKSLAINPIYEAGLEAKDKDTLPGRVKAGLLELVNEQLTPLQLKLESAIKDADTLLTSVNGILSVDNKNNLNSIFADLSVTVRNFKGASGSLNNILSGNEKKLNTTLSNLDEMSTNLNQFSDSLSKVNIGKLVKDLDGVLANFEKISNDLEVGKGTAGKLLKDDKLYNNLEDASKELELLLQDLRLNPTRYVNISVFGKKNKPYVKPTDSIN, translated from the coding sequence TTGAAATTTACTCGCGAAGTTAAAACAGGAATTTTAGCACTGTCTGCTATAGCACTTTTAATTTTTGGTTATAGTTTTTTAAAAGGTAAGAACCTTTTAGAAAGCGACCGAACTTTTTATGCTGTGTATGATAACGTAGAAGGTTTGATACCTTCATCACCAGTTACTATAAATGGTTTGGTAGTAGGAAAGGTAGTTTCGATCAAGTTTGCTGATTCTAAAGGAAACCTTGTAGTGGAATTTAATGTTAGTAGTGATTTTACTTTTTCTAAAAACAGCGAAGCCATGGTATATGGTGGAGATTTGATTGGAGGAAAGTCATTAGCAATTAATCCAATATATGAAGCTGGTTTAGAAGCAAAGGATAAAGACACATTGCCTGGGAGAGTTAAAGCTGGATTATTAGAATTAGTAAATGAGCAATTAACACCGCTACAGTTAAAATTAGAATCGGCTATTAAAGATGCTGACACCTTATTGACTTCTGTAAATGGAATTTTATCTGTTGATAACAAAAATAATTTAAATTCTATTTTTGCAGATCTTAGTGTAACCGTTCGAAACTTTAAAGGCGCATCGGGATCTTTAAATAATATTTTATCAGGTAATGAAAAAAAGTTAAATACTACACTTTCTAACCTTGACGAAATGTCCACGAATCTTAATCAGTTTTCGGATTCATTATCAAAGGTTAATATCGGTAAACTAGTAAAAGATTTAGATGGAGTTTTAGCTAATTTCGAAAAAATCTCTAATGATTTAGAAGTAGGAAAAGGAACCGCAGGTAAATTATTAAAAGATGATAAGCTTTATAATAATCTAGAGGATGCTAGTAAAGAATTAGAATTATTACTTCAGGATCTTAGATTAAACCCTACTAGATATGTAAATATTTCGGTTTTTGGTAAAAAGAACAAACCATACGTAAAGCCTACAGATTCAATAAACTAA
- a CDS encoding (Fe-S)-binding protein: protein MQYIPNIIFVIALIAGIGYFTKNIRKVIRNIRLGKDVDRTDNKKERFNNMMMIAFGQSKMVRRPIAGILHVVVYIGFVIINIEVLEIIIDGILGTHRIFAFLGGLYAFLIGSFEILALLVLVSVFIFWIRRNVVNIRRFKTLKGWPKNDGNIILYFEVVLMTLFLTMNAADLQLQTLGAEHYVKAGSYPVSQFITPLFNGMSEGTLILLERGAWWMHIIGILIFLNYLYFSKHLHILLAFPNTYYGDLRPKGQMDNLESVTKEVMLMMDPNADPFAAPAEDETEGEPEKFGASDVTDLNWVQLLNSYTCTECGRCTSECPANQTGKKLSPRKIMMDTRDRLQEVGDNIDKNGSFVDDGKQLLNDYITQEELWACTSCNACVEACPVSISPLSIILDMRRYLVMEQSAAPTDLNNMMSNIENNGAPWPFNQMDRLNWNKE from the coding sequence ATGCAATATATTCCTAATATCATATTTGTAATTGCTTTAATAGCAGGAATTGGATATTTCACAAAAAACATTCGTAAAGTCATTCGAAATATTCGATTGGGTAAAGATGTAGATCGAACGGATAATAAAAAAGAACGTTTTAATAATATGATGATGATTGCTTTTGGGCAATCAAAAATGGTAAGAAGACCTATTGCAGGGATATTACACGTGGTAGTATATATAGGTTTTGTTATTATTAATATCGAAGTATTAGAGATCATTATTGATGGTATTTTAGGGACACATAGAATTTTTGCATTTTTAGGAGGGTTATATGCTTTCTTAATTGGTTCTTTTGAAATTCTTGCGCTTTTAGTTTTGGTAAGCGTGTTTATCTTTTGGATAAGAAGAAATGTAGTTAATATTAGGCGTTTTAAAACTTTAAAAGGTTGGCCTAAAAATGATGGTAATATTATTCTTTATTTTGAGGTGGTGTTGATGACATTATTCCTTACTATGAACGCAGCTGACTTACAATTACAAACATTAGGAGCTGAGCACTATGTAAAAGCGGGTTCATACCCTGTAAGTCAGTTCATAACTCCTTTGTTTAATGGAATGTCCGAAGGAACACTAATTCTTCTTGAGCGTGGCGCTTGGTGGATGCATATTATTGGAATTTTAATATTCTTGAATTACTTATATTTTTCAAAACATTTACATATCCTACTAGCTTTTCCAAATACCTATTATGGAGACTTAAGGCCTAAAGGACAGATGGATAACCTAGAATCTGTTACTAAGGAAGTAATGTTAATGATGGATCCTAATGCTGATCCATTTGCTGCACCAGCAGAAGACGAAACCGAAGGAGAGCCGGAAAAGTTTGGGGCTTCTGACGTAACTGATTTAAACTGGGTACAATTGCTTAATTCATATACTTGTACGGAGTGTGGGCGTTGTACTAGTGAATGTCCTGCAAACCAGACAGGCAAGAAGTTATCTCCTAGAAAGATAATGATGGATACCAGAGATCGTCTTCAGGAAGTTGGAGATAATATAGATAAGAATGGTAGTTTCGTAGATGATGGAAAGCAATTATTAAACGATTATATAACGCAAGAAGAATTATGGGCTTGTACAAGTTGTAATGCTTGCGTAGAAGCTTGTCCTGTTAGTATAAGTCCGTTGTCTATTATTTTAGATATGAGAAGATATTTAGTAATGGAGCAAAGTGCTGCACCAACAGATCTAAATAATATGATGTCTAACATTGAGAATAACGGAGCTCCTTGGCCATTTAACCAGATGGACAGACTAAACTGGAATAAAGAATAA